The window GTAAATAACTTTAGTAGCTTTGACGAAACCTATGGCAGCTTTGCAGCAGTAATTATCCTTATGCTATGGTTCTATCTTACGGCATTTATTATCCTACTCGGTGCGGAAATCAATTCTGAAATGGAACATCAAACGAGCCGGGACACCACAACCGGTGAAGATAAACCCATGGGACAGCGTGGCGGCTATCATGCCGATCATGTTGCCGGAGAAGATAAAGGAGATAATAAAAGGCAGTAATTATAATCATTATAAGCTGCTAAACTAGTCCTAACCTGCTGCTTACAACAACTTCTTGATCTTTGTTCGCTTAAGATAAGGCTAGTTCTGAATAGAATCAGAAAGTCTCCTTACCGAATTTAGACTAATTTTATGAGGGACCTCATTCCAATATAATCTATTATTTATTACGTGCTTTTTATTGTGGCATCATGAAATAGTACAATTTATTTGCCAATACAGAATGTAATAAAAAATTATATTCATCTGATATTCAGAATTTTGTGTAGCATTAAATATGCTTGAGGTACAAATAAGGTACAAAAATCATAAATATAGTGGGTTGACATTGGTTTGTTTGACTACCGTTTCCATCCTGGTGTAATCCTTCAACCGTCACACACAGTTACTTTTCCCGATCCTTTTTCAGGGGTGGTTCAATATGAACCTCTCCTGTAGTAGGATGACCTTTAACTCCTTTGAGTAGGTAGGCTTCCAGTGGCATATCAGCTTTCAGGACGCTGATAGAACCATCGCGCTCCATCACAACGGCTTGGACCTCCCTAACCTTCGGATGCCTTGCTGGCGCAGGCTTTGTAGTAAGTCTGCTTCTGTTATCTTGGCTCTCTTAAGGTATTCAGGTAATATCTCTGGTCCATCCATTAACAGGAGCGGAGAACTATCTACTAGTTTGCCCAGGCTGTGGCGCCGGTATATGGCCACCAGCCAGCGCAATAAGAAAAGGGTGCTCAGCCCTGTGAGGCCTTGTAGAATAGGCACACCTCCAGTGGATGTAGCGCCAACAATAGCACCAAGGGCAACGGTAACAGCTAAGTCGAAAGCCGTCATGCGAGCAAAGCTCCTGGGTCCAACCAGCCTGCTAAAAACAATGAGGAAAATATATATCAGTATCCCCGAAAGTACTACGGTAGCGAACTCAAAAAAATCTAGCTGAAAGCTCTCCTTAAACATATGTCAACATGGCTGTTTAAAGACATAAGATAAAGAAACTAAGCGATGGATGAAAAGCAATGCCCGTTCCTGATAAAGGAGGCTTCTTTTATTTCTCTTCAATGCGGCTCACCCTTCAATTGGGAAGAGATCAAAGGTGTTTTAGGAGCCAGGAAAAAGCCGGTTAAGCTGGCAAACATAATGGGAATAAACGCATGAAAACCGTCATCCAATTTCATAAGTTCGGCATGTGCCGAGATATTTAAGCCCTGAATTGCTTATATTCTGTAATTTGTTGTAACTGAATAAATGTCGAATAGGGGTATCATTATAGGTATTGTTTTATATTTTTTAGAGAAGTTTTAACTATTGTGATTAGCCTATTGTTAACACTCTAATTTATTACTACTCATGATACCCATGGAAAATGGAAAATAATTTCTCAAGTCCTTCCAGAGAGATTCGGTTTCGTTCTTTATTCGAGAATACCCCTGAGCTGATTCTATATCAGAATGCAGAGTCCATTATATTAGACGCAAATCCTGCTTTTCTCAAGTTTGCACAGGAGCCAAAGGAAAATGTAATTAACCGTAGCATCAATGATTTTTTGCCCAAGGAGGTTCAGTCCCTGTATAGAGAAAAACTAAACGAGGCATTAAATGGCAAAATAGTTAGGTTTGATTTATATACCACACTGGGCGATTCTGCTCTCCGACACTTGGATGTTGTCAAGGTACCGGTGATGGAGAATACAAGAGTTGTAGGGGTACACATGATTGCAAGGGACACTACTGAAAAGATGCAAGCACAGGAGGAGATACTAGAGAAAAACAAAGATTTACAACAATTCACCTATATAGTCTCTCATAACCTGCGTAGTCCCTTGACCAATGCCTTAGCGTTAGTAGACTTGCTGGAAATATTAGAGCCAGGCTCATTTGATTTCGGGGATACGCTGACACACCTGAGGACCAGCCTTGGTCAACTTGATCAGGTAGTGCAGGATATGAATACTATTTTGTCAATACGCGACAAGGAAAGTTTTGTACAAACTGAACCTGTTCCGCTAGTGGAGGTTGTTCAGCAAGTCATTCAAGACTTTCAGGACATGCTCACTGCTTGCGGAGGAACAGTACGAGTGTCCATCCCAGAGGGTTTTCAGGTATTGGCAAACAAGGCCTTTCTTTACAGTATCTTTTTTAACCTACTGTCTAATGCAATCAAGTTTCGATCGGATCAGCGGCCGCTGCAGGTAGATTTAACTGTAGCCGTAAAAGATGAGCAAAATAAGGAGATATTATTTGCTGATAACGGTTCAGGAATTGACCTTCACCATGCGGGCGAGGATATGTTCAAACTCTACAAACGGTTCCATCCACGGCTTTCCGGTCGCGGCCAAGGTTTATATCTGGTTAAGGCTCATGTGGAGAGTATGGGTGGCCAAATTGCGGTAGAAAGCCAGCCGAATGAAGGTACAACTTTTAGAATTTCGCTACCTTAATTTAACTATTTGTGAATTTTATACTAATTGATGATGAGCCAATTACTTTGTTCATTACAAAGCAGCTTTTCAAAAATGTAGGTCTCTCCGATGAGGTGATTGCTTTTGATGATCCTGAGGAAGCCTTGGAGTTTCTGCAGCGTCATATCGTCTCAGGCCAGGTGCCGCAAGTCATTTTATTAGATTTAAATATGCCTAAAATTTCAGGTTGGGACGTATTAATGGCTTTGGGACCCTATAATGAACAACTAAAAGCCAACTGCCTCATTTACCTTTTAACTTCCTCGCTGGACCCTGCTGATATAGCGCGAGCAAAGGAGCATCCACAGGTGAAAGAACTCATCCACAAACCACTGGATAAACATAAAATTAAAAAGATTCAGGAAAGCATGGGGAGAAGCCGCTAAAAAAAGCAGTTAGTCCAGGTTCTCTGGTAAATAATAAGACTTATCATTACAAATTCATCACCACCGCCCTCTCGTCCATCTCCTTCTAGTTTAGGATGAGCCGGGAAAGCTCAGTCATAGGCTCTTTCTTGTTCTACAAATCAAAGTTAACTTATGCAGCCATAACCTGCCTTATTTTTGGAAAAACCTAAAGTTTAACTTTCAAATATCATTACACAGTGGCACTCCGCAGGTGCAGTATATATATTATTTCGAAATTTAACTATAATTATATAAAATATAATTATTTACCGATACAGAATGTATTATTGTTTAATAATGCACTATATATCAATGCGTTACAAGTAGTTTCAATCGCTTGAGGTACAAATGGGGTACAAAGTTTATCCAAAAATTCAAGGCTGATCCGTTTGTCTCAATCATCGATTTCGCTGATGATGATATCCCAAAAGCAAATATTCAAAGGATGAGTACTATAAAAAGCATTAGAACAAAATTAGATTGGGGAGGCATTAACCTGAAGTAGATACATCAGGCATAGATAATTTGAATTTTTGTATACCTCTGATTGTACATTCTAATTTTTGAAATACTCCTTACATTATGTCTCAGAAACTTAATCTCAAATCATTAATCAGTTTTGATTCATGAGATGGATTCTTGGGAATAAAGACAGCTGCTAAGAAGGTTCGGTGAAAGCAGCGTTGATTCTCATCAAACCGCCGATCTATGAAATTTCCGTGATTAGAATTAATTCATTTCAAAAGAATAAAAAGGGACTTTTTGGATTCAGTTTCTACACAAGCGAACTGAAAATGAAGCCAGCTATCAAGTGGAAATCTCTAATGCCTGCTTTCCATCAAATAGAAGCATAATTTTAAATTTTTACTTTAGCCAAAAGTGAAACTAAAAGAAGTGAAGCCAGAAATGCTGACAAGACATAGGTGTAATCATTTAATTAAATAGTTACACCTGTAAAAATCCCTTCTCCGCTAGCTAAATGGAAAAACCTCCACATATAATATTTAGCTTTAAAATTGATCGCTAAGCTTATATCTCATCTCATTGGCAGATAATAACAGTACAAGCTATTTTGAAGTTAAAATAAGATTAGGTTTACTTTTCTAGCATATTTTATCTAGAAGAAGGCAAATGTGTACCAGCCATACAATGCGCCATTTTCTCCCTATTAGTTTGTTTTACATCAAGAGGAAGGTTAAATGCTAGAAATGTTCCTTTACCTAAAGTGGAAAGCTCCCATCAATTAGCACCCTATTTCCTCTACCTATGGAAAAATCCAATATCAATAGAGAAGCCCAGCTGGAATCAGAAATTGAAAGATTGAATAAAAAAGTTGCTTCTTGTGAGGCATATGTTGAAGAATTTAAAGCATTAGAGGAGCAGCATGCTCAAAGCCAGATGCGTTTCAAAACCATCTTTGAGCGGTCACAACTTGGAAATAAGATCTTAGGTTCTGACTTGAGCATACTTGAAGTAAATGATGCTTTTATTGCCCTGCTGGGCTATTCTGATAAAAAAGATCTTATCAATAGGAAGGTAATTGAATTTGCACATCCTGAT of the Flammeovirgaceae bacterium 311 genome contains:
- a CDS encoding hypothetical protein (COG2323 Predicted membrane protein), with amino-acid sequence MFKESFQLDFFEFATVVLSGILIYIFLIVFSRLVGPRSFARMTAFDLAVTVALGAIVGATSTGGVPILQGLTGLSTLFLLRWLVAIYRRHSLGKLVDSSPLLLMDGPEILPEYLKRAKITEADLLQSLRQQGIRRLGRSKPL
- a CDS encoding multi-sensor signal transduction histidine kinase (COG0642 Signal transduction histidine kinase) gives rise to the protein MENNFSSPSREIRFRSLFENTPELILYQNAESIILDANPAFLKFAQEPKENVINRSINDFLPKEVQSLYREKLNEALNGKIVRFDLYTTLGDSALRHLDVVKVPVMENTRVVGVHMIARDTTEKMQAQEEILEKNKDLQQFTYIVSHNLRSPLTNALALVDLLEILEPGSFDFGDTLTHLRTSLGQLDQVVQDMNTILSIRDKESFVQTEPVPLVEVVQQVIQDFQDMLTACGGTVRVSIPEGFQVLANKAFLYSIFFNLLSNAIKFRSDQRPLQVDLTVAVKDEQNKEILFADNGSGIDLHHAGEDMFKLYKRFHPRLSGRGQGLYLVKAHVESMGGQIAVESQPNEGTTFRISLP
- a CDS encoding response regulator containing a CheY-like receiver domain and an HTH DNA-binding domain (COG0784 FOG: CheY-like receiver), which codes for MNFILIDDEPITLFITKQLFKNVGLSDEVIAFDDPEEALEFLQRHIVSGQVPQVILLDLNMPKISGWDVLMALGPYNEQLKANCLIYLLTSSLDPADIARAKEHPQVKELIHKPLDKHKIKKIQESMGRSR